In one Streptomyces sp. NBC_01288 genomic region, the following are encoded:
- a CDS encoding PhoH family protein, with the protein MTQTPTAHTPAQEQAKARFTVPAQHPMVTVLGSGDALLRVIEKAFPAADIHVRGNEISAVGDARQVALVQRLFDEMMLVLRTGQPMTEDAVERSIAMLRASENGDGPEETPAEVLTQNILSSRGRTIRPKTLNQKRYVDAIDKNTIVFGIGPAGTGKTYLAMAKAVQALQAKQVSRIILTRPAVEAGERLGFLPGTLYEKIDPYLRPLYDALHDMLDPESIPKLMAAGTIEVAPLAYMRGRAQPVFTNVLTPDGWRPIGDLEVGDLVIGSNGEPTPILGVYPQGEKDIYRVSAQDGSWTLCCGEHLWTVRTASDKRRDKPWRVLETQEMIGNLRAAHTRRYELPMLTAPVCFPEREVPMDPYALGLLLGDGCLTGSTTPSFSTEDRELAEALEDALPGVTVRHRAGPDYVLNRIKTPGDVVTLENPVTRVLRELDLLRTRSHTKFVPDDYLYNTADVRLAVLQGLLDSDGGPVTQADSTCRIQYSTASILLRDDIIALVQSLGGVAYTRRRPAEGRKQGTVLAAHRYDTHVVDIRLPEGIEPFRLARKRDEYHVAGGGGRPMRFIDSIEPAGTEETVCIQVAAEDSLYVTQDYLLTHNTLNDAFIILDEAQNTSPEQMKMFLTRLGFESKIVITGDVTQVDLPSGTKSGLRQVQDILEGLDEVHFSRLSSADVVRHKLVGRIVDAYEQYDSENGTENGTHKGARDKRK; encoded by the coding sequence ATGACTCAGACACCCACAGCTCACACCCCCGCGCAGGAGCAGGCGAAGGCACGGTTCACCGTCCCCGCCCAGCATCCGATGGTCACCGTCCTGGGGTCCGGAGACGCCCTCCTGCGCGTGATCGAGAAGGCCTTCCCGGCGGCCGACATCCACGTCCGGGGCAATGAGATCAGCGCGGTCGGCGACGCCCGCCAAGTCGCCCTCGTCCAGCGCCTGTTCGACGAGATGATGCTGGTGCTGCGCACCGGGCAGCCGATGACGGAGGACGCGGTGGAACGCTCGATCGCCATGCTGCGGGCGAGTGAGAACGGGGATGGTCCCGAGGAGACACCGGCCGAGGTGCTCACCCAGAACATCCTGTCCTCGCGAGGCCGCACGATCCGCCCCAAGACCCTCAACCAGAAGCGGTACGTCGACGCGATCGACAAGAACACGATCGTCTTCGGCATCGGCCCCGCCGGCACCGGCAAGACCTACCTCGCCATGGCCAAGGCGGTCCAGGCCCTCCAGGCCAAGCAGGTCAGCAGGATCATCCTGACCCGCCCCGCGGTCGAGGCGGGCGAGCGGCTGGGCTTCCTCCCGGGCACCCTCTACGAAAAGATCGACCCGTACCTGCGCCCCCTGTACGACGCGCTGCACGACATGCTCGACCCGGAGTCGATCCCGAAGCTGATGGCGGCGGGCACGATCGAGGTGGCACCGCTGGCCTACATGCGTGGGCGTGCGCAGCCTGTCTTCACGAACGTCCTCACGCCGGACGGTTGGCGTCCTATCGGCGACCTTGAGGTCGGTGACCTGGTCATCGGTTCGAACGGTGAGCCGACCCCAATCCTCGGCGTGTATCCGCAGGGCGAGAAGGACATCTACCGCGTCAGCGCCCAGGACGGTTCCTGGACCCTGTGCTGCGGCGAGCACCTGTGGACGGTCCGCACGGCTTCGGACAAGCGCCGCGACAAGCCGTGGCGGGTCCTGGAGACCCAGGAGATGATCGGCAACCTGCGGGCGGCCCACACTCGCCGGTACGAGCTGCCCATGCTCACGGCACCGGTCTGCTTCCCTGAGCGTGAGGTCCCGATGGATCCGTACGCACTGGGACTGCTGCTGGGTGACGGCTGCCTCACGGGCTCGACGACTCCATCCTTCTCGACGGAGGATCGCGAGCTGGCCGAGGCGCTGGAAGACGCGCTGCCCGGTGTCACCGTGCGGCACAGGGCCGGACCCGACTACGTCCTCAACCGGATCAAGACCCCTGGTGACGTGGTCACCTTGGAGAACCCGGTCACACGGGTTCTGCGCGAGCTGGATCTGCTGCGCACCCGCTCGCACACCAAGTTCGTCCCGGACGACTACCTGTACAACACCGCCGACGTACGACTGGCTGTTCTCCAAGGACTGCTGGATTCCGATGGCGGACCGGTCACCCAGGCCGACAGCACCTGCCGAATCCAGTACTCGACTGCGTCGATCCTTCTGCGCGACGACATCATCGCCCTGGTCCAGTCGCTGGGTGGCGTCGCCTACACGCGCCGTCGTCCTGCCGAAGGCCGCAAACAGGGCACGGTCCTGGCAGCCCACCGCTATGACACCCATGTCGTGGACATCCGCCTCCCCGAAGGCATCGAACCCTTCCGCCTCGCCCGCAAGCGCGACGAGTACCACGTGGCCGGAGGCGGCGGACGCCCGATGCGGTTCATCGACAGCATCGAGCCCGCGGGCACGGAGGAGACCGTCTGCATCCAGGTGGCGGCCGAGGACTCGCTGTACGTCACCCAGGACTACCTGCTGACGCACAACACGCTCAACGACGCCTTCATCATCCTGGACGAGGCCCAGAACACGAGCCCCGAGCAGATGAAGATGTTCCTCACCCGGCTCGGTTTCGAGTCGAAGATCGTGATCACCGGTGACGTGACGCAGGTCGACCTGCCGAGCGGCACGAAGTCGGGGCTGCGGCAGGTGCAGGACATCCTGGAGGGGCTCGACGAGGTGCACTTCTCCCGCCTGTCGTCGGCGGACGTCGTCCGGCACAAGCTGGTCGGCCGTATCGTCGACGCGTACGAGCAGTACGACAGCGAGAACGGTACGGAGAACGGCACCCACAAGGGTGCCCGTGACAAGCGGAAGTAG
- a CDS encoding 5-dehydro-4-deoxyglucarate dehydratase, giving the protein MTGGVLSFPLTSFHDDGSLDPAGFRIHVAARIATAPGAVFPACGTGEFFSLDEDEYRTVVTIAVEEAAGRVPVVAGVGYGWAQAARFARIAEEAGADALLVLPHYLVAAPQDGLVAQLEQLAARTRLPLIAYQRGQVAFTASSLKRIAAIPGVIGLKDGHSDLDRLQRLTLAAPEDFLFFNGASTAEIQARAYATVGVPAYSSAVHAFAPEIANAFFTALTDGDDKTVERLLRDFYVPLVELRDRVPGYAVSLVKAAARLRGQPVGPVRAPLTDPSAADLAELTTLLATGLDLVGAVL; this is encoded by the coding sequence ATGACGGGCGGCGTGCTCTCCTTCCCGCTCACCTCCTTCCACGACGACGGCTCCCTCGACCCCGCCGGCTTCCGCATTCATGTCGCGGCCCGGATCGCCACCGCCCCCGGCGCCGTGTTCCCCGCCTGCGGCACCGGCGAGTTCTTCTCGCTGGACGAGGACGAGTACCGCACGGTCGTCACCATCGCCGTCGAGGAGGCGGCCGGCCGCGTCCCCGTCGTCGCCGGAGTCGGCTACGGCTGGGCGCAGGCCGCCCGCTTCGCGCGCATCGCGGAGGAGGCGGGCGCCGACGCGCTGCTCGTCCTGCCGCACTACCTCGTCGCCGCCCCACAGGACGGCCTGGTGGCCCAGCTGGAGCAGCTCGCCGCCCGCACCCGGCTCCCGCTCATCGCCTACCAACGCGGCCAAGTCGCCTTCACCGCAAGCTCGTTGAAGCGGATCGCGGCGATCCCCGGCGTCATCGGCCTCAAGGACGGCCACAGCGACCTCGACCGCCTGCAACGCCTCACGCTCGCCGCCCCCGAGGACTTCCTGTTCTTCAACGGCGCCTCGACCGCCGAGATCCAGGCCCGCGCCTACGCCACCGTCGGCGTCCCCGCGTACTCCTCGGCCGTCCACGCCTTCGCCCCCGAGATCGCGAACGCCTTCTTCACCGCGTTGACGGACGGAGACGACAAGACCGTCGAGCGGCTACTGCGCGACTTCTACGTCCCGCTCGTCGAACTCCGCGACCGGGTACCGGGATACGCCGTGTCGCTGGTCAAGGCGGCGGCCCGGCTGCGCGGCCAGCCGGTGGGACCCGTACGCGCCCCGCTCACCGATCCCTCGGCCGCCGACCTGGCCGAACTCACGACCCTGCTCGCCACCGGACTCGACCTCGTAGGAGCCGTGCTGTGA
- a CDS encoding MFS transporter — MVPLFFVMFVANYMDRVNLGFAQDQLRADVGLSAAAFGLGAGIFFIAYAIFEVPSNMLMERFGAKIWLTRIMISWGVVATAMAFVTTPGMFYALRFLLGVAEAGFFPAVIYYFSRWLPDSHRGRATSIFLMGSGTATVIVGPISGALLEMHGVWGHSGWQWMFFIEGVFSVVLGFVVYRYLDNDIESAGWLTEEEKTGLAEVIDTEQQGRGTAAQVRVSRWKLLADPQMLLFLWIYFAINVALYAVTFWLPSIVDDIGGLNDFQVGLLTSVPWLCAIAAVYVSGRVSDRIGKRRPILMGLLVLGGCGTLLAVFVSPWAGLGALCLAAMGFKPASPIFWTIPQSYLDARAAAPGIALINSIGNLGGFVAPTAFGIIEDATGSTKAGLVGLTVIGFLAALSVLLVRGGGRNDRLRTRPATVPGAAVRKSAPGAARVVGPGSAAV, encoded by the coding sequence GTGGTCCCGCTGTTCTTCGTGATGTTCGTCGCGAACTACATGGACCGCGTCAACCTGGGCTTCGCGCAAGACCAGTTGAGGGCCGACGTAGGCCTTTCGGCGGCGGCCTTCGGGCTCGGCGCCGGGATCTTCTTCATCGCGTACGCCATCTTCGAAGTCCCCTCCAACATGCTGATGGAGCGCTTCGGGGCGAAGATCTGGCTCACCCGGATCATGATCAGCTGGGGTGTCGTGGCGACGGCGATGGCCTTCGTCACCACCCCCGGCATGTTCTACGCCCTGCGCTTCCTGCTGGGCGTCGCCGAGGCCGGCTTCTTCCCGGCGGTGATCTACTACTTCAGCCGCTGGCTGCCCGACTCCCACCGGGGCCGCGCCACGTCGATCTTCCTGATGGGTTCGGGCACCGCGACGGTCATCGTCGGCCCGATCTCCGGCGCGCTCCTCGAAATGCACGGGGTCTGGGGCCACTCCGGCTGGCAGTGGATGTTCTTCATCGAGGGCGTCTTCTCGGTCGTCCTCGGCTTCGTGGTCTACCGCTACCTCGACAACGACATCGAGTCGGCGGGTTGGTTGACGGAGGAGGAGAAGACCGGCCTGGCCGAGGTGATCGACACCGAACAACAGGGCCGGGGTACCGCCGCCCAAGTACGCGTCTCCCGCTGGAAGTTGCTGGCCGACCCGCAGATGCTGCTCTTCCTCTGGATCTACTTCGCGATCAACGTCGCGCTGTACGCGGTGACGTTCTGGCTGCCGTCGATCGTGGACGACATCGGCGGCCTGAACGACTTCCAGGTGGGCCTGCTGACATCCGTGCCGTGGCTGTGCGCGATCGCGGCGGTGTACGTCAGCGGACGCGTCTCGGACCGCATCGGCAAACGCCGCCCGATCCTGATGGGCCTCCTGGTCCTGGGCGGCTGCGGCACATTGCTGGCGGTATTCGTGTCGCCCTGGGCGGGCCTCGGCGCCCTCTGCCTGGCCGCGATGGGCTTCAAGCCCGCCTCCCCGATCTTCTGGACGATCCCGCAGAGCTACCTCGACGCCCGCGCCGCCGCTCCCGGCATCGCGCTCATCAACTCCATAGGAAACCTGGGCGGGTTCGTCGCCCCGACCGCCTTCGGAATCATCGAGGACGCGACCGGCTCCACCAAGGCAGGCCTCGTCGGCCTGACGGTCATCGGCTTCCTGGCCGCCCTGAGCGTCCTCTTGGTACGCGGCGGCGGCCGCAACGACCGGCTCCGGACGCGCCCGGCGACGGTGCCTGGGGCTGCGGTGCGGAAGTCGGCTCCGGGTGCGGCGCGCGTCGTGGGGCCGGGGTCTGCGGCGGTGTGA
- the ybeY gene encoding rRNA maturation RNase YbeY — MSIDVNNESGTEVDEQAILDIARYALARMRIHPLSELSVIVVDEDAMEQLHIQWMDLPGPTDVMSFPMDELRPPSKDDEETPQGLLGDIVLCPEVATKQGAEAETQHTMDEELQLLTVHGVLHLLGYDHEEPDEKAEMFGLQAAIVDGWRAEKGVDGPSPAPTVS, encoded by the coding sequence ATGTCGATCGACGTCAACAACGAGTCCGGAACCGAGGTCGACGAGCAGGCGATCCTCGACATCGCCCGCTACGCCCTCGCGCGGATGCGCATCCACCCGCTCTCCGAGCTCTCGGTGATCGTCGTGGACGAGGACGCCATGGAGCAGCTCCACATCCAGTGGATGGACCTGCCCGGGCCGACCGATGTCATGTCCTTCCCGATGGACGAGCTGCGTCCGCCGAGCAAGGACGACGAGGAGACTCCGCAGGGGCTCCTCGGTGACATCGTGCTGTGCCCGGAGGTCGCCACGAAGCAGGGGGCCGAGGCCGAGACGCAGCACACCATGGACGAGGAGCTCCAACTCCTCACCGTCCACGGTGTGTTGCACCTCCTCGGCTACGACCACGAGGAGCCGGACGAGAAGGCCGAGATGTTCGGCCTCCAGGCCGCCATCGTGGACGGCTGGCGCGCGGAGAAGGGCGTCGACGGCCCCTCTCCGGCTCCGACGGTCTCCTAG
- a CDS encoding carbohydrate kinase family protein, translated as MTASNASTGKGPSSRSEGPSCGVDPLAGLRAADDPPWDVYLTGTVFLDIIFTGLESAPVRGTESWARGMGSSPGGVANMATALARLGLRTSLAAAFGDDHYGEYCWDALQQGEGIDLSASRTVPGWHSPVTVSMAYEGERTMVSHGHEPPPEVVFGQGGAPDCPPRARAAVASLTPGKQAPWVAQAASEGTRIFADVGWDDTGAWDLAGLADLAHCEAFLPNAEEAMRYTGADCPRAAAHALTEHVPLAVVTLGADGAYAVDRRTGESAEVPAIAVEALDPTGAGDVFVAGFVTGTLAGWPLADRLAFAGLTAALSVQEFGGSLSAPGWSELGAWWRKVQSVEGQDPTALRRYAFLAGLVPEEQGSGSPWPLRRAVPTIGFGRSA; from the coding sequence GTGACCGCGTCCAACGCGTCCACCGGAAAAGGACCGTCGTCCCGCAGCGAAGGGCCGTCCTGCGGGGTCGATCCGCTGGCCGGGCTGCGCGCGGCGGACGATCCGCCCTGGGACGTGTATCTCACCGGCACCGTCTTCCTCGACATCATCTTCACCGGGCTCGAATCCGCCCCGGTGCGCGGCACCGAGTCCTGGGCGCGTGGGATGGGGTCCAGTCCGGGTGGCGTGGCGAACATGGCCACCGCGCTGGCCCGCCTCGGGCTGCGGACCTCCCTTGCCGCGGCCTTCGGTGACGACCACTACGGCGAGTACTGCTGGGACGCGTTGCAACAGGGCGAGGGCATCGACCTCTCCGCCTCCCGGACCGTGCCCGGTTGGCATTCGCCGGTCACCGTGTCGATGGCCTACGAGGGCGAGCGCACGATGGTGTCCCATGGTCACGAGCCGCCCCCGGAGGTCGTGTTCGGGCAAGGGGGCGCACCTGACTGCCCGCCACGCGCGCGTGCCGCCGTCGCCTCGCTCACCCCCGGCAAGCAGGCCCCCTGGGTCGCGCAGGCCGCGAGCGAGGGCACCCGGATCTTCGCCGACGTCGGCTGGGACGACACCGGCGCCTGGGACCTCGCCGGACTCGCCGACCTCGCGCACTGCGAGGCGTTCCTGCCGAACGCCGAGGAAGCCATGCGCTACACCGGCGCCGACTGCCCCCGCGCCGCCGCCCACGCGCTCACCGAACACGTACCCCTCGCCGTCGTCACCCTCGGCGCGGACGGCGCCTACGCGGTCGACCGCCGTACCGGAGAGTCCGCCGAGGTCCCGGCGATCGCCGTCGAGGCCCTCGACCCCACCGGCGCGGGCGATGTCTTCGTGGCCGGTTTCGTCACCGGCACCCTGGCCGGCTGGCCGCTGGCCGACCGGCTCGCCTTCGCCGGGCTCACCGCCGCCCTCTCCGTCCAGGAGTTCGGCGGCTCCCTCTCCGCGCCGGGCTGGTCAGAGCTCGGCGCCTGGTGGCGCAAGGTGCAGTCGGTCGAGGGCCAGGACCCGACGGCCCTGCGCCGGTACGCGTTCCTGGCGGGACTCGTACCGGAGGAGCAGGGCAGCGGCAGCCCGTGGCCGTTGCGGCGGGCGGTGCCGACGATCGGGTTCGGCCGGTCGGCCTAG
- a CDS encoding glucarate dehydratase family protein — MNLTIADVRLTPILVADPPLLNTQGVHQPYTPRLIVEIETADGITGLGETYGDTKYLELARPFAQKLIGRQVSDLNGLFTVADELAVDSSRVSGQVDVGGLRGVQTADKLRLSVVSAFEVACLDALGKTLGLPVHALLGGKVRDAVEYSAYLFYKWADHPEGIASEKDDWGAATDPAGVVEQARKFKERYGFTSFKLKGGVFPPDEEIAAVRALAAAFPDHPLRLDPNGAWSVETSLKVAKELGDVLEYLEDPALGTPAMAEVSAGTDVPLATNMCVTTFAEIKEAFTKDAVQVVLSDHHYWGGLRNTQQLAAICRTFGVGISMHSNTHLGISLAAMTHVASTVPNLHHACDSHYPWQSEDVLTERLTFTDAKVTVSDAPGLGVELDHAKLEFLHRRWLDDDGALRERDDAAAMRITDPEWVTPSMPRW; from the coding sequence GTGAACCTCACCATCGCCGACGTCCGCCTCACCCCGATCCTGGTCGCGGACCCGCCGCTCCTGAACACCCAGGGCGTCCACCAGCCCTACACCCCGCGCCTGATCGTCGAGATCGAGACGGCCGACGGGATCACCGGCCTCGGCGAGACCTACGGCGACACCAAGTACCTGGAACTGGCCCGCCCCTTCGCCCAGAAGCTGATCGGCCGTCAAGTCAGCGACCTGAACGGCCTGTTCACGGTCGCCGACGAGCTGGCCGTCGACAGTTCGCGGGTCTCCGGACAGGTCGACGTCGGCGGCCTGCGCGGTGTCCAGACCGCCGACAAGCTGCGCCTGTCCGTCGTCTCCGCCTTCGAGGTCGCCTGCCTCGACGCGCTCGGCAAGACCCTCGGGCTGCCCGTGCACGCCCTGCTCGGGGGCAAGGTGAGGGACGCGGTCGAGTACAGCGCGTACCTGTTCTACAAGTGGGCCGACCACCCCGAGGGCATCGCGAGCGAGAAGGACGACTGGGGTGCCGCGACCGACCCCGCCGGAGTCGTCGAGCAGGCCCGGAAGTTCAAGGAGCGGTACGGCTTCACGTCCTTCAAGCTCAAGGGCGGGGTGTTCCCGCCGGACGAGGAGATCGCCGCCGTACGGGCGTTGGCGGCGGCCTTCCCCGACCACCCCCTGCGCCTCGACCCCAACGGGGCCTGGTCCGTGGAGACTTCGCTGAAGGTGGCGAAGGAGTTGGGGGACGTCCTCGAATACCTGGAGGACCCGGCGTTGGGCACCCCTGCCATGGCCGAGGTGTCCGCCGGGACCGATGTGCCGCTCGCCACCAACATGTGCGTGACGACGTTCGCGGAGATCAAGGAAGCCTTCACGAAGGACGCCGTGCAGGTGGTGCTCTCCGACCACCACTACTGGGGCGGACTGCGCAACACCCAGCAACTGGCCGCCATCTGCCGCACGTTCGGCGTCGGCATCTCCATGCACTCCAACACCCACCTCGGGATCAGCCTCGCCGCGATGACCCACGTCGCGTCGACCGTCCCGAACCTCCACCACGCCTGCGACTCCCACTACCCCTGGCAGTCGGAGGACGTCCTCACCGAACGCCTCACCTTCACCGACGCCAAGGTCACCGTCTCCGACGCGCCCGGCCTCGGCGTCGAACTCGACCACGCCAAGCTGGAGTTCCTGCACCGGCGGTGGCTCGACGACGACGGTGCGCTGCGCGAGCGCGACGACGCGGCCGCGATGCGGATCACCGACCCGGAGTGGGTCACGCCGTCGATGCCGCGCTGGTAG
- a CDS encoding IclR family transcriptional regulator encodes MSEPGGVREVKSAARTVELLELLAARGDRPARLQELADELGVPRSSMYALLQTLIAHGWVRTDITGSLYGIGIHALLTGTTYLDSDPRVRVVRPYLDEASQALGETIHLGRLDGRDVAYLATRESHEYLRTISRVGRRLPAHVGALGKALLAERPDAELPDGPYEAATPNTHTSRYALAADLASIRARGYSVDREEGVVGIVGIGFALRYDNPPLDAISCSVPVARLTPEHEGQIVAVMREVRAKIEGAASAAGGAVHWR; translated from the coding sequence ATGTCAGAGCCCGGTGGCGTCCGCGAGGTGAAGTCCGCCGCCCGTACGGTCGAGCTGCTCGAACTGCTCGCCGCGCGCGGCGACCGTCCCGCGCGCCTCCAGGAACTCGCCGACGAGCTGGGCGTGCCGCGCAGCTCCATGTACGCCCTCCTCCAGACCCTGATCGCGCACGGCTGGGTCCGCACGGACATCACCGGCTCGCTCTACGGCATCGGCATCCACGCCCTGCTGACCGGCACGACCTATCTGGACTCCGACCCGCGCGTGCGGGTCGTACGCCCGTATCTCGACGAGGCGTCCCAGGCGCTCGGCGAGACGATCCATCTGGGGCGGCTGGACGGGCGGGACGTGGCGTATCTGGCGACGCGGGAGTCGCACGAGTACCTGCGAACCATCAGCAGGGTGGGACGGCGACTCCCGGCCCACGTCGGCGCCCTGGGCAAGGCACTCCTCGCCGAACGGCCGGACGCCGAGCTGCCCGACGGGCCGTACGAGGCCGCGACGCCGAACACCCACACGTCCCGGTACGCGTTGGCCGCCGACCTCGCTTCGATCCGCGCCCGGGGTTACTCGGTCGATCGCGAGGAGGGTGTCGTCGGGATCGTCGGGATCGGGTTCGCGCTGCGGTACGACAACCCGCCGCTGGACGCGATCAGTTGCTCGGTGCCGGTGGCTCGGCTGACGCCGGAGCACGAAGGGCAGATCGTGGCGGTGATGCGGGAGGTCAGGGCGAAGATCGAGGGCGCGGCGTCTGCGGCCGGTGGGGCTGTGCACTGGCGGTAG
- a CDS encoding FAD binding domain-containing protein, which translates to MFVRLPTSVSEAQECLVEGAVPVGGATLVWASWQRDGFPEQAVSLRELPEAKVIGDGTLGAAVLLHEIDERVPEVLRRAAAGVGTGAVRRTATVGGNIVGSTLRCLLPAALVLDARPVVLEPDGPVETDLAELLAKRPVLLSLRWPEPVASGYRKLTGVLRGEVPFVVAVAVGAAEGTEARVLRVAVRDGYDVLSETVPYGTDAARVLGALALTPLGTLPEAVFEAVREEVTGVLERAGAR; encoded by the coding sequence GTGTTCGTGCGTCTGCCCACGTCCGTGTCCGAAGCACAGGAGTGCCTGGTCGAGGGGGCGGTGCCCGTCGGCGGGGCGACGCTTGTGTGGGCCTCCTGGCAACGGGACGGGTTCCCCGAGCAGGCGGTGTCCCTGCGGGAGCTGCCCGAGGCGAAGGTGATCGGGGACGGGACGCTGGGCGCGGCGGTACTGCTGCACGAGATAGACGAGCGGGTGCCCGAGGTGCTGCGGCGGGCCGCGGCGGGCGTCGGAACCGGGGCCGTACGCCGGACCGCGACCGTCGGCGGCAACATCGTCGGCAGCACGCTGCGCTGTCTCCTCCCCGCCGCACTGGTGCTGGACGCCCGCCCGGTGGTCCTGGAACCGGACGGTCCCGTCGAGACCGACCTCGCCGAGCTGCTCGCGAAGCGGCCGGTGCTGTTGAGCCTGCGCTGGCCCGAGCCGGTCGCCAGCGGCTATCGCAAGCTGACCGGTGTGCTGAGGGGCGAGGTCCCGTTCGTGGTGGCGGTGGCGGTGGGAGCGGCGGAGGGCACGGAAGCGCGCGTCCTGCGGGTCGCGGTCCGTGACGGCTACGACGTGCTCAGCGAGACCGTTCCCTACGGCACGGACGCCGCCCGGGTCCTCGGCGCCCTGGCGCTGACACCGCTCGGCACCTTGCCCGAGGCGGTCTTCGAGGCGGTACGGGAAGAGGTCACCGGTGTGCTGGAGCGTGCGGGAGCCCGCTGA
- a CDS encoding MFS transporter translates to MFARSTTTPWPLVALFTAGYLAPYLLPTTVGRLDAGLPLSATQAGAVGSALLLSSAAAGFLLASRVDRVGPRTLARIGLALAVLGYGSAALTHAVPAVIAGAVVGGFGSGTATTVAASGIAAERDPHRASTLGLLCVSALAGAVYLTVPHLGAGHGQPLAAIALTALAVWPLTGRLPVRTAREHTRVDTSGLPHRRAGLVLAGTLLCWSLAQNSLWGVSGRIGIDQAHLSEVTVGAVFAIALGTGLVGVIGAGTLGARLGRAVPIGAGTALIAGCIVLSASAHDLRTFATGEIAWNTLYPVVLSYVLGLAASLDPRGRWAVLVGSASSLGTAAGPLAGSVLSARAGFPAMGAILAVGLVVIAVPMTGVALHTGGRLLVPGTVRRRGGTPAAVVASSTGSPCGAVPQIGAPEQPVVEIPMDTPAVPAQGAYDTAGPRQAATATGG, encoded by the coding sequence GTGTTCGCCCGCAGCACCACCACGCCCTGGCCCCTCGTCGCCCTTTTCACGGCCGGGTATCTAGCCCCCTATCTCCTCCCCACCACCGTCGGCAGGCTCGACGCGGGGCTGCCGCTCTCCGCCACGCAGGCCGGTGCCGTCGGCAGTGCGCTGCTGTTGAGTTCGGCCGCGGCGGGGTTTCTGCTCGCCTCCCGGGTCGACCGGGTCGGGCCGCGCACGCTCGCGCGGATCGGTCTCGCCCTCGCCGTTCTCGGGTACGGCTCGGCCGCCCTCACCCACGCCGTCCCCGCGGTCATCGCGGGCGCGGTGGTCGGCGGATTCGGCTCGGGTACGGCCACCACGGTCGCCGCGTCCGGGATCGCCGCCGAACGGGACCCCCATCGCGCGTCCACGCTCGGCCTGTTGTGCGTGTCGGCACTCGCCGGTGCCGTCTATCTGACGGTCCCGCATCTCGGCGCGGGCCACGGCCAACCGCTCGCCGCGATCGCGCTCACGGCACTCGCCGTATGGCCACTGACCGGCCGCCTCCCGGTCCGTACGGCGAGAGAGCACACGCGCGTGGACACCTCCGGACTCCCCCACCGCCGCGCCGGACTGGTCCTCGCCGGCACCCTGCTGTGCTGGTCCCTCGCCCAGAACTCCCTCTGGGGCGTCAGCGGCCGCATCGGCATCGACCAGGCGCACCTCTCCGAGGTCACCGTCGGCGCGGTCTTCGCGATCGCGCTCGGCACGGGGCTGGTGGGCGTGATCGGCGCGGGCACACTCGGGGCCCGGCTGGGGCGCGCGGTACCGATCGGCGCGGGGACGGCGCTCATCGCGGGCTGCATCGTGCTCAGCGCGTCCGCGCACGACCTGAGGACGTTCGCGACCGGCGAGATCGCCTGGAACACCCTCTACCCGGTCGTCCTGTCCTACGTCCTCGGCCTCGCCGCCTCCCTTGATCCGCGCGGGCGTTGGGCCGTCCTCGTCGGCTCGGCCTCGTCGCTCGGCACGGCGGCGGGACCCCTGGCGGGCAGCGTGCTGTCGGCGCGGGCCGGGTTCCCGGCGATGGGCGCGATCCTCGCGGTGGGGCTGGTCGTGATCGCGGTACCGATGACCGGGGTCGCTCTCCACACCGGCGGCCGGCTGCTGGTGCCGGGTACGGTCCGGCGACGCGGGGGCACCCCGGCCGCCGTGGTCGCCTCGTCGACCGGCTCGCCCTGCGGCGCGGTCCCGCAGATCGGCGCCCCCGAACAGCCGGTCGTCGAGATCCCGATGGACACCCCGGCCGTCCCGGCGCAGGGCGCCTACGACACGGCGGGCCCTCGGCAGGCGGCCACGGCCACCGGCGGCTGA